CATTTTATATAACTTTCCAGCATTCGCCAAATGGTATATACCATTTGTTGCGCTATTTTAAAAGATGATGTAGAGAGAGATTAAGGTTGTTAAGCATTTCGTGTGAAGCGCTTTCAAAAATATAATGAAAGTAGAGGTAGTGAAGATGATGTAATGTGAAGTGAACTGCGATGTGTATGATTAATTTTAAAATAGTCCAATTTTTATTTTTTGTCAACGTGTTTTCTGATATTTTAAATTATTCTAATGTGATTTTAATAAAAACATCTTTTACTTTTGCTCTGCCGCTGTTCATAACGTGCGTGGACTTTTCGTTTCCGCTTCATGTTTGCAGCCAAGGGGGCTTTTCGTTTTTTTACCTATCCGATTCAAGTTCGATTACTCACGCCTGTGAGCTTTTTGTGCCTTTTTTCCATAACTAGAGCCAGGTTACATGCGCCTCCAGGCTATTTTCGCCTCTTTTCCCTTAACTAGAACCGGGTTACTTGCGCTTACAAGCTCTTTTTGACTCTTACCTCTTAACTAGAACCGCTCTACTTTCGATTACGTGCTCTTTTTGATTCTTTTCCCTTAACTAGAATGGGTCTACTTTCGATTACGAGCTCTGTTTGACTCTTTTTCCTTAACTAGAACCGGGTTACTTTCGCTTACGAGCTCTTTTTGACCCTTTTCCCTTACCTAGAACCGGGTTACTTTCGCTTACGAGCTCTGTTTGACTCTTTTCCCTTAACTAGGACTGTTCTACTTTCGCTTCCAAGCCCTTTTTGACCCTTCTCCCTTAACGGAACCACCCCTATTTGCGCTTCCGAGCCCTTTTTGACCCTTACCCCTTAACTAGAACCGCTCTACTTTCGCTTACGAGCTCTGTTTGACTCTTTTCCCTTAACTAGGACTGTTCTACTTTCGCTTCCAAGCCCTTTTTGACCCTTCTCCCTTAACGGAACCACCCTACTTGCGCTTCCGAGCCCTTTTTGACCCTTACCCCTTAACTAGAACCGCCCTACTTTCGCTTCCAAGCTCTTTTTGTTCCTTTTTCCTTAACTAGAACCACCCTACTTTCGCTTCCGATCCCTTTTTGACCCTTACCCCTTAACTAGAACCGCCCTACTTCCACACGCCCCCTCTTTTTCCACTTTTCCCCTTAACTAAGGGTCGCTCGACTTCCTCACAATGCCCCTTTAAGTCCGGAATCGGTCAAGAAAATACGTCTCTGCCAATGATGTCCGGGATTTGCAACAGGTCAAACACTTCATATATGTCCTCTTTCAAATGCGTTATCTTTACTAAGATTTCTCGTTCCTTCAGATGCTGCACAAGATTCATCAATAAGCCGATTCCGGTTGAATCCACGAATGATACAGCGGCAAAGTTAAGCTCGACTTCCTGTGCTGTTTGTAACGCAGGAATGATCTCTTCCTCCATGACCTCCGTGATTTCAATATCCATGTCTCCCTTTAACTGAACAGTGGTCTTTACTCCCTCATTGACCATTTGATATTCAAACACTTTTGATCCCTCCCCTGTTAAAAGAATTCCGCTAGGACAGCAGTAATTTTCCTTCCTTCGACACTCTGGCAAATACATTTTGTTCGGATTGCTCAAATTGGTACAGAACATTGCCAATTTGAATTCTGGTTCCTTCGATAACTTTATTTATTTTGATGGATTGATCTTGTGGAACCCGGATAAAAGTAATCTCTCCTCCTCGAGTTCCCGCTTCATGGATCTCTGCCCCCTTGTCGGCATGAACCTCTCCTCCTCTTAGGAGGCCTTTGACTACTACTTTTCCTCTGGCATGAATTTGAGAGTGAATACATCCCGTTCCGGCAACGATCACATCACCATTGCATTGAATCTTGCTATTCAGCGCATAGGGGAGCATAATTTGTCCATTTGTTTCATGCATTTCTGCAGCAGGATCACTTGCCGCATCTATTCTTACCACCAATTTGGAAATGTCGTCTGGTGTTTGAAATTGCATTGGCGCCAACTGGATAAATCCATTTACCAAAGAGGCATTAATTTCTTTCAATTCAGGGTCCAATATTTGCATTTGATCCGCAACGAAAACCAGCCCGGTGATCTTTTTAATTAACGGCGGTAAATGCTTAAATTTCTTCTCAAGCAATATGCGGATCATAGAACTAAGCCCCATTTTATTGATATCAGAAGTTTTAAATACCGGTGACTGATAAATTTGCTCGACAGCTGCTATAAATGCTTTTAATTCGGTTGAAAGCTTTCTTAAATGATTGATGATTTCAATGATTTTTTGATTCCGTTCCCCGGCGGATAATTGGCTATTTACAACGTTTTGACAAGCAATCAGCCTGCCTCCTGCTTTAAGGATGGATTGCTCAACCGTTCCGTAAACAAGCAAATCCGCGCGAGCTTCTACTGCTATTCCTTCTTTTATATTCCCTTGGATGATCATGTCTCCATGAAAAGACATTTTTCCCAGTCCCGGAAGAATATTTCCTGAGTGAATAGATCTAGGAATAACAGACACTCTGGTGATCCCATCTTTTGACATCAGTGAAGGCCTGCCGTACTCAATGGCGACAACTTTTGTCCCTTCGTCAATCAGATCGACCCCTTTGCCCGCATAGATTTTTAATGTTTCTGCTTCCTCTTGCTCAATTACTTCCCCAGTTATCGACACCCCATCTGTTCCTGGCTTTGATGGATGAATAACCCCAAGTAGCTGCCCTTTGTAAACACTCGGGATTTTTATATGCTTACGGTTATTTAGATCTTCATCTTCCATTAATTTCGTTGTGTAATCCAATTCCTCTTCTACTAACCACTCGATCCAGCCATCCTCCCCTTTTTTTGGGCTCGTCCCTTCTGCTATCGTGAAGGTACCAGGTTCTGTAGCTCGCATGGCACGTTGAATTTCTAAAATACGAACACCCTTTTTAATGCCTAAATCCTTCATTTTCTGCTGAATTTGATCCAGTTGAAGGGGATTGATGATTTCCTCCTCTACTTGAATTTCAAGCTGAAGATGTGAACTTGGTTCTTGATCCACCAAACTGTAGGATCTTCGGAAACCAGGTTCAAGGTGCAGCATGGCTGTCACTTTTAGAGGGTCCATTTCAATGGACCAGACAGGCTCTTTCAATTCGTTCGGGAGTTTAACCTCTATCAAATCCTTTTCCATAAGAGCCGTTGTTTTCGTTACCAATTCACCGTTCTTATATAGGGAAACCTCTTTAGCTGGCGTAATGGTTGGGTAATGAGCAGGAGTATCTTTTATATAAATTTGTCCATCTTTGACCCAGATCTTCCCGACTTCAAGATTCTGATCATTTAAGTCCTGTGCTCCTCTTTGGAGAGGTTCTTCAAAAGTTAGATTCAAACTCTCCTCCGGTAAAGGCAGTTCCTCAATAGAACGTCCCTGCTCGTCTATTTTTTCCGTTAATCGGACAACAACCGGTTTTGCTCCGAAGCCAAATATCCCCTTCTTTGGGTTTTGAATGACTTCAATCTCTACTTGGGACTCGGTTAAGCCCATTTCAGCCAACCCTTTGGCAATGGCTTCTTCTATATTTTTACCTTCTGCCGTAATTACTGCACTCATTCGCCTTACCCCTTTATGAGCAAATCACTGTTGCTTAAAATGTCCTGCTCTCTCAAATCCGGAGCAGAACCATCGTTATATCATCTTTTTGGTTCATTCCATTTGAAAATTGATAAACTGACTGAACCACCGCCTGCTCCAATTGCTGGACGCTTTTCCCTTCATTTTCGAGCAAAATCTTCTTAAGGCGTTCACGGGTAAACTGTTCTCCCGCTTGATTCTGTGCCTCTATAATCCCATCTGTATAAAATAAAACATACTGATTTGGCGCTAAACGGACCTGTTTCTCTTCGTAAATTTGATTAGGCAGGCCGCCAAGCATCACCCCGCTGACTTTCGGAAGCTCTGATACTTGATTCCCTCCTAAGAGAAGCGGAAGAGGATGACCAGCATTAGCAAACGTCAACGTCCCTTGTTTTGGGTCCCAATCGGCACAAAGTACAGTGACAAATGATCGTAAAGCACGGAAATCTTTGTATAAAGCATTGTTCATGGCTGTTAACGTATCCCCTGGTCCGCCAGTACTTTGGGCGGCACTCCTGAAGGCTCCCCTTGTTAAAATCATTAACATCGCAGCAGGAATTCCCTTCCCCATCACATCTCCAATCACCATTCGAATTCTCCCATCGGTCAATGGATAGAAGTCGAAATAATCCCCGCCAATCAATCTCGCTGGGATGGAGGTACCGGTCAATTCGCTTTCGACCAGCTTCGGAATTTCGGCATTTAGAAGCTTAGTTTGGATATTTCTCGCTAAATTAATTTCTCTTTTCAACATTTTTAATTCTTCAAAAATTTCGGAATCATCATATTGAAAAGAGACATGGTCTTGAAGAGTCAACTAAGCTCCCTCCTTTTTTAAAGCCTCTAAGATCCGGAACACCCCAAGCATCTCAAATATTTCCTCTATATCCTCATTCATTCCCTCGAACATAATCGTGAAGTTTTTTTCCTGAGAAAGATAAATTAATTCCACGATGGCTCCAATGCCCGTAGAGTCAATAAATTCAAGATTTGAAAAATCCAGCAGTAAGGAGGAAAAGGTAGCAGGTAATTGTTCCATTTGAACATGAAAAGCATCCATTGTCGCAATATCCATAACCCCATTAATTCGAATGACAACCTGTTTTTGGTTCGACTGAATGTCTAAAAGTAACTCCAATTTAATCCCCCCTGACCTAAAATCCCACAAGATGAAAGCCCTTTTAAAATTACCTTCATTTTTTAAAAATTGTCTTGTACTATCCTCTTGCTGCCATTAAAATAAGAGTATTCCATGGGGCTTTACTACCAGATTATCGTTTCACTACATCTTTTGAGAGGAGTTTGCGTATGAGTATCGAACGTCGTCAATTTGGGAGAGTAGACTTCGAAAATTCCATCCAATTGATGATTTTAGAGCCCGTTCCCCAAAAAGCAGAATTAGAAGACGCCAGTTTCAACGGATTAAAAATTGTAACAGAATTAGATGTGGATCTCGAAACTATCCTAACCTGCCAAAACATTGAATTAGATAATAGTATTCCATTTAAAGCAAGAATCATCTGGAAAAAAACTTTAGAAAACGGATATTTTCAATATGGTTTGCAAATACAAGAATAAAATTCTGTTAAGAGGGGAATAACCGGAAGCTATTGGAGCCCTACGGTATAGATTCCCCTCTTTTTTGAAAACATTTCATCTGCATTATTTTCCCAATAATCTGAATTCAATTAATATAGAAGTGCCCTCTGGCGATGTAAAGATTTGTACGCCATCGGAAAAGCTGGCAATCATTTTAAAACCTTTCCCCAACGAACGCTTACTGGAATAACCGGAAATTAAGATTGTTTTTGGAATTTCATGAAGCGGGATACCCGATCCTTTATCCGAAATTAGAAATTGCAGCTTTTGATCACGTTGATAAACGGAGAATTTCCCCTTTGTTGCATGTTTGAGAACATTTGTCACGGCTTCTGACACTGCAACTTGAACTTTCATCGACTGTAATTCAGTTGGATATTGCTCGAGTGCTTTTGTGGTCAATTCCCTGCACTTCGAGACATCCGATGTATTATGAATAGGAATATCCGCAATCCAATTCCCGAATTGTTCTTCCAGCTTTGCTTGGGAAGATAGCAATTTAATTTTCCCTTCAGATAGCGTTTCAATGACGTCTACATAGGACTCCAAAATGTTGCGCTCCAAATTCTTTCTAAATGCAAGATATGGAGACAGATCATGCACAAATATCGTAACCTCTCCGTTTTTCAAAGATTGGGCGTGAACATCCAGTGTGAGGTTATCACGACGGATGGTTTCATGAACTGGTTTGTTCTGCTCTAAAGCGGCCTCCGCTAGTTTGCGCAGTACATGTTCTGAAATTTCATCCTTCGGCGATCGAATCTGGCCATTCTGGACTTGAACAAAGTAAGATTCCCCAATACTTGAGTAAGAATCATCGGAAAATTGATTTTCTGTGTAATCATTTAGCGGTAATTCTTCTCGGCGGAAGAGGTCCCGAAGCTCCTCAACCAGCATTTCAATATGACTGAATTCTACTTTTTCCACTAATTTAGGGTCCAGCACCGTCCCTGATTTTTCTTGAAGTAATTTAAAAATCGTTTCCGCATCATCATGACGCATTAGAATGAAATCTAGTTCATTGGCTATAGCAATAATGCGGGCCCCTAATGGAATTTGTTCTCCTGATAACCCTTTTGGGAAACCCTTTCCATCCCAACGCTCGTGGTGATATAGAATCCAATCGGAAAATTCACTTTTCGAAAACATCGTTTTGACGATTTCAACAGCCTTTTCAGGATGTCTTTGGTACTCTCGTTCTTCGGATAAAGTCAAATCCCCGCGTTTTCGAAAAATATAGGTGGGAAGTAATGCTTTTCCAATATCATGTATAATCGCAGCTTGAATTAAATCTTTTCGGTTGCTTTTTGGAAAATCCAGATCTTCCAAAAGAATCTCGCAAATGGCCCCTACCCGATTACCATGCCCGGCCAAACTGGGGGTAATACGGCCTTCAAGAACTTGAATAAAAGCTTTGGAAGATGAATTCCTCAATGAAAGCTGTTTTGTGTATTCTTTGGAAAAAAAGATGACAATAAGCAAGAAAAATAGGGTGTATAACACGGTAATGATGATCTCTTTGTTCGTTTTCTGGATCAGCAAGGTCGGAATAACAATAGAATACACACCGATGGGAATCAACAGCTCTCTTAATTGCTGTTTAAAGGAGGCAAATAATTTTCGATTGGCTGTCAATTTTTGTATGACTTCCAACAGGGCTATATTCACCACTTCATAGAGGAAAGCCAAAATAGCAACCGCTATAATCATCTTCATCCCTTGGGTCATTCTCCAAACAGACAATGCAGCCAGCATCGAAATCGTGTACATTCCGACATTTACAATCAGACGAAACAGAGGAATCTTTACTTTTTTCAAAATTTTTATAAAAAGAGCGGCCAAACCGATGGTTATGGCCAATACTGCATATGGTATACCAAAGTGCAATAGCACAAACAAAACGCCAATACTTCCAGCTTCAAATTGGTCACCGCTAGGTAATTGGATCGGGAAAATCTCGAGAATAACCGTGATCGCAACAACGAAAAGATAGATGGATAGTTGATGGATCGATATGGCTGTCACTGAATACAATAATGCTCCGATCCCTATGGAAAACAGAATAATGGTAAACCAGTTAACTAATCTCATTTGCCCTCATCCTGATCGCTTCGTTTTTCAGAGTGTTTGATAATAAGTATAGCAATCCCTATTCCCGCCAAAATATCCCCAGGACTTAGTGCATACCTGATCACCGGAATCCAATCTCCAAGAATCCAATACACGGAGTCACCCATTAGGTGATGACGGGCATCGGTGGCAAACGAAACACCTGCCTGTCCTGTCAGCTGGAGAGCTTTTTTAGAAACCGGCATTGTTCCTCCATTTAAAAGCAGCGCAATTAAATTCAAGGCTGCTCCTATACAAATCCACTTCACACCGGGAATCCTTCTATTGATATACAGCCCGAAAATAACGCCGATAAACGTTAAAACGAAAACCCATACTATTTTTTCCCTTGTTTCCAACGTAACAAACGATAAAACAATCTGTGCCCCAAAACTTAACAGAATAATAAGAGGCCATTTAAATGAAATATTTCGAACAAATTGAAACGGATTTCGTTTTAGGAAAAACGCGATGAGAAAAGCAATAATAACGAAAAATACCATTTGAATGGCCCCTTTCTTTGATAAAAATAAAGAAAACCAGGTGATCTCTCACCCAGTTTTCTTGTAATGACGACTAAATCCATGGGCGACCGATAATTGGAGCTAAAGCAGCAGCAACTACAGCGCTGATAGCTAAAATATTTTTTAAGCGAGCTTTCATCTGTTTCACCCCCTTTCAGTTTGCTTTTTATAGGTCTAAATACCTATTTCATAGAGCGGAAAATCCACCCCTGAAAAAGAGGTGGATTTTTGAATTAGCTCCCTCTTTTTCGGCAACCGGCTGCCTTGACTGATGCGTTTTAGGCCCCTGGCTTTGCGTCCCTATCTTTCAATAGGTTTGCCTTTATCGTAAAGATTTGTGATCTGTTATTACTATAATAATATAATACTATAGGCACGTTGGCAACGCTTTCTTTCGGAATTTTCGTAAGTTTTTATTGCTATTTTTGTGAATATTTACCTATGTCCTAATTCTTGATAAAAGATAGAGCTATGATCTTTCTTCCGTTAAAAACAGTTGGATGTTACTAACAAAACATCCATGTTGGATCAAAACATGAGAACATCTGAATTTAAGGAATTTGAAAGGCAACATATGAAAAAAGTAAGAAGACATCCATCTGTAGGGCGAGAAATAATAGATAAGTCTTTTTTTAAACTTGTGTGAATCTGAAAATAATAGTACTTCCAACCAAATTAATACCTATTTCTATAAGGAAAATACTTCTTCTAAAATTACAACACTTGACCGGTTTGCAATCCAATCGTAGAAACACTTATAATAAACGAATAAATAAACCAGCATTTTCCAATAATATGACTCTGCATACTATATAGTTGATAACAGAATGGTTGTATATTTGAATTATCTTAGGTGACAAAACACTATGTATAAAATTTCATCCTATCAATTGTTCGTCATTACATTTATCTTCCAATTAGGAACTACTGTTATATTTGGCTTTGGAGCTGCTGCCGATCGGGATGCGTGGCTAGCCCAACTTTTATCCATGTGCCTAGGTCTTCTCGTCATCCTGTTATACACCACCTTAATGCGGATGAACCCAGGGTTAACGCTGGTTCAGTGGTTTCCCGCCCAGTTTGGACGATGGATCGGGGTGCCAATTGCTTTTTTATACCCTCTATTGTTTTTATATCATGTAGGCAGGATTCTCGGGGATGTTAGGGATATGGTTTCAACAACCATTTTATTCAATACCCCCTATCTAGTTATTGAAGGTGTCTTTATCATCATTATTGCCTATTGCGCATTTGGAGGAATTGAGATCATTGGTCGACTGGGTGAAATCATCTTCCCCTTGGTTTTATTAATGTTTTGTATTCAGGTGATCCTTCTTTTTAGTTCTGGTGTTATGCATATCAATAATTTACGTCCTGTTTTAAAAGACGGATGGGCTCCTATTTGGAAGGTTGCATTTCCCGGAGGCATGACTCAGCCATTTGCAGAATCAATCGTACTTTCCATGTTCTGGACAGATACAAAGCACCCTGAAAAAGTCATGAAGGTTACAGTTCTAGCCACTATATTTTCCGGATTAATGATAGCATTTTGGGATATACAGTGCATTTCCGTTTTTGGCGGTCTGTTTTCACATTTTCTATATCCTTTATATACATTATTAGGAATGATCAGCATTGGGAATTTCATCGAAAACTTGCAAATCTTTGGTGTTTTATACTTTTTTTCGACCGCATTCTTAAAAAGTACACTTACTATTCTTTCTGCTTCAAAAGGATTCCAACAGTTGACAGGTATGAAAAATTATCGTGTACTCACCATTCCAGCATCCGTTATAGCATTGATTCTGGGCATGACCATGTCAAAAAATATATCTGAGCACATTTATTTACATTTTTTAAAAATCGTTCTCCCGTATGTGTGGATTCCATTGCTTTTAGTAGTACCAGCCATTTTACTTATTGTTACATGGTTTCGGCAAAAGGTGTTCAAAAAATAAAAAGTGATAAAAAAACATACAAGTAAAACCACCGGTTTGACCGGTGGTCTACTTGTATGTTTTTTTGCTCATATTCTTAAATAATCGTATTGTTCCCTCAGCAACCTGCTTCGTTTAACCTCATTTAATTAACGATTGACCTGTTACGCCAATCTTCCGAACTAACAAGTTTGCTTTTACAGAAATCTCAGCTTCTGAAAACTCTTGATCCCAATTTTTCTTTAAGGACTTCCATTGCCGAAGATCTTTTTGTTGAATGGCATCACTAAAACCAAAGATATCTGTACCATACTCTTTTTGCACTTTTCTAATAGTCCTGAGAACCATCTTTTCAGCTTGTGTATCCAATGCTTGTTGAACAATCGCTATATTTTTAACATCCGTAAGGTCTAAACTTGTGTTGTTTTCACGTATTGATCCTTGCCCCGTTAGTTTAACTAGAAATTTTACCTTGTTCCCTTGAACGAGGGGCTGAATCTTACTATCTACTTTGTTTACATCCAAACTGATGTACCCTTTTTCTCTTGGTACACGTGAAGTGATCGTTAGAAAATCCAGGTTCCCTGTCACCCAGCGAAGGACTTTACCTTCTTCCAAATTTAAGAATCCAATTAATTTCAATTCTTTGTTAAATATTCCGGACCCCGCAATTCGAAACCCTTTCTCTTCCTGTTTCTGTCCTTCTGCTGAAGAAGCGGAGGGGCTAAATAAAAGGGTGGGGATCGTTGGACAGCTCCCTTCACTGGATGCAGAAAGTAAAAATTGTAAAAATCCTACTTGTTTTAGTGCCCCAATCTGGTTATATTCTTTTAAAGCTCCTACGGCTGGTATACTCTCTAGAGGATAAGATGTCTCAAGGAAGTTCCTGGCGGTACCTCCCTTAATAACAAAAATATCAGTTAGTAAATTGATGCTGGGATCTCGTGTGTAGGTATCTAATATATTTTTGATTCCTTTTCTAGCCAGTTTCTCCCCAACTACAATGACACGCCGCTGCCCGCGAAATATTTTACGAGAAAGCTTTGTTTGCATTTTCTCAACAGCTTCAAGCGTATCATTGCCAATACCTGTTTCGACAAAATAGTTTTTCCCTTGCCCACCACCGCCGCTATTTCCTTGTCCCCATCCGATCTTGGATGGGATAATAACCTGTGTACTGATCTGAATCTTCTTGCCCTTTGCGGCGTCAATTCCCCATGCAAGTTCAATCGCACGGTCGTTTAACTCCATACTATCCCAACATCCAGAAAGGAAGAATGGTAATAAAATAAGCATGAAATAGACGGTTAATTTCTGATTCATTTGTCTCGTCCCTCATGCTTTGGGCTTGGTTGCTGACCTTCCAAAGCACGTTTTTTATTCGCTCCGGAGATTAATTCCGGCCGGTAAGTCATATTCCATCTTGGTGCGCGAACGAATACATCTTTCAAGTTTTTTAAAATAAGCGGTGCTACCGGACTTAAATAGGGAATTCCAAACGAACGAAGTTTTAGGAGGTGTATTAATATAGAGAAAACTCCGACTATTATTCCATATAATCCGAGCGTTCCTGCTAGAATTAACATGGGAAAGCGCAGAAATCGGTAAGCAGTCCCGAGATTGTACCGCGGTATGGCAAATGACGCAATACCCGTCGTTGATACAACAATGACTACAGTGGCCGATACAATACCATCCTGCACCGCTGCCTGTCCTATGACAAGCGCCCCAACAATACTAACAGCTGAGCCAATAGTTTTTGGCAACCGAATTCCCGCTTCGCGAAGACCCTCAAACATAAATTCCATCAATATGGTCTCAATGACAGTTGGGAATGGAACTCCTTCCCTGGCTGCAGCAATACTCATTAACAAAGCAGTAGGAATCAGCTGCGGATGAAATGTTACGATGGCTACATACAATGACGGGAAAAGCAAAGCAATATTAAATAAGGCGTAGCGAATGATTCGAATGAAAGTTGAATAAATAGACCTTTCGTAATAATCATCCGCTGCTTGTAAGCCGCTCCAAAATGTCATAGGAGCAATTAATACAAATGGAGTATTATCGACGAGAATGGCGACCTTTCCTTCTAACAAACTGGAACAAACCACATCGGGGCGTTCGGTATTTTGAATTTGCGGGAATGGCGACCAGGTAACATCCTCTATAAACTCTTCGATGTAACTTGATTCCATCACCCCGTCAATTTGGATTCTTTGGATTCTTTTCCGGACCTCCTCTATGACTGAATTCGGAACAATTCCCTCAACATAAGCAATGACAATATCCGTTAGAGTCACTCGACCAACCGTCATAGGCTCCATTTTGAGTTTTACACTTCGGATACGTCTTCGAATTAGGCTGGTATTGACTCGTAAAGTTTCCGTAAATCCATCTCTTGGTCCACGAACAGACGCCTCAGCAGAGGGTTCTTCCACACTTCGTTTTTCGTATCCTTTCAATTCCGCAACTAACGCCTTATTTACGCCATCAACTAAAATGATTACATATCCTTTTAAGATCCCATTTACCACATCTACGATTTTGGAATCTTTCTGAACCTGCGCCATCGC
Above is a genomic segment from Neobacillus endophyticus containing:
- a CDS encoding spore germination protein — encoded protein: MFWKKNRQQLVYNKILKDIESADFMFENLENIDLDSKLSTNEKVFKEIFQYCSDVVFRPIEIQNETKILLIYIDGLIDSKTLDQIALKPMLFHGLPGALSKVQSMEQIIEQHLVAMAQVQKDSKIVDVVNGILKGYVIILVDGVNKALVAELKGYEKRSVEEPSAEASVRGPRDGFTETLRVNTSLIRRRIRSVKLKMEPMTVGRVTLTDIVIAYVEGIVPNSVIEEVRKRIQRIQIDGVMESSYIEEFIEDVTWSPFPQIQNTERPDVVCSSLLEGKVAILVDNTPFVLIAPMTFWSGLQAADDYYERSIYSTFIRIIRYALFNIALLFPSLYVAIVTFHPQLIPTALLMSIAAAREGVPFPTVIETILMEFMFEGLREAGIRLPKTIGSAVSIVGALVIGQAAVQDGIVSATVVIVVSTTGIASFAIPRYNLGTAYRFLRFPMLILAGTLGLYGIIVGVFSILIHLLKLRSFGIPYLSPVAPLILKNLKDVFVRAPRWNMTYRPELISGANKKRALEGQQPSPKHEGRDK